One Leptospira barantonii genomic window, CCGCTTCGATATAAATCGCGTCGGCGGGACAAATCCACATACAACAGAAACAACTTGTACATCGTTCACGACCTTGTTCGTCGCGTTTCATCGTATGCATTCCGCGAAATCGAGTGGAATACTTTCGTTTCTTTTCGGGAAATTCTATCGTTACCGCTTTTCTTAAAATCGCGGCCTTGATAAAATGTTTGAGAGTGATCCAAAGTCCTTTTCCGATGGAATAAAAATAGAATTTTTCATACCAGGAAAGTTTATGACGACTTGCGACTCTTACTACGTTAACGGTTCCCAACGCCAACCTCCTTTGGAGAAGAAGCAGATTCTTTGAGTAACTCGGCGAGTTTTTGGAAAACGGAACCGGAACTCAACAAACCTTTCGGCGGATCCATCGCCTTTTGAAAACGCTGATTCAATCCGTTCTTATTGGTAAACGAACCGGATTGTTCCGCAAACGTTTGAATCGGAACTCCATAAGCCGCTTCCGAAATTCCTTCGGTCAGGTTGGTGGACAACGCCACAAGAGTTACGTTAGACGAAATAGAGGATAAGAATTCTTTTCGATTCTCCTGAATCACGAAAACCAGATCGATTTCTCCGGATTCGACGGATTTGCGAATCGCATCGATCCCTTGCGTGGAAACGAATCCGACAT contains:
- a CDS encoding NuoI/complex I 23 kDa subunit family protein — encoded protein: MGTVNVVRVASRHKLSWYEKFYFYSIGKGLWITLKHFIKAAILRKAVTIEFPEKKRKYSTRFRGMHTMKRDEQGRERCTSCFCCMWICPADAIYIEAGEVTPEIQHLHPEDKYAKKFEIDLLRCIFCGMCEEACPKGAIYLDGPAEMATDNREDLVLTKERMMQLVGGPILGERL